One window of Medicago truncatula cultivar Jemalong A17 chromosome 2, MtrunA17r5.0-ANR, whole genome shotgun sequence genomic DNA carries:
- the LOC25487846 gene encoding P-loop NTPase domain-containing protein LPA1 homolog 1, giving the protein MAEKILYMVVVDESVKLKENEKESFRYTRPVLQSTLQLMGCKARHAFKISRRVFELTRSGSSTDAFKSEGIVLSGFDASKGNVKKDCQEASACSRKTDVGNHLLSGKDNGSKSVPFELYKRRTTVFVRRETFLDIVCDVLAEYKYVGPNQRADLMLACRIRERKESVTVLLCGTSGCGKSTLSALLGSRLGITTVVSTDSIRHMMRGFANEKENPLLWASTYHAGECLDPVAVAEAKAKRRAKKMAGVSQSLPKDEVTEGHTSSKFDIHTLEAGCGATERLNSKQMAVEGFKAQSEMVIDSLDRLITSWEERKESVVVEGVHLSLNFVMGLMKKHPSIIPFMIYITNEDKHMERFAVRAKYMTLDPAKNKYVKYIRNIRTIQDYLCKRADKHLVPKINNTNVDKSVAAIHATVFSCLRRREVGEKLYDPSRNIVTVIDEEYRNQCAADSLSSKGMFQLIQRQGSSRHLMALVNTDGSVAKAWPVNSLDCNGKPVWGNGQENEIGSPMYGPLRIGKAEPVNLQFGFYGISAWPCDGGTSRAGSVDGSKADETDTGSRYVSSCCSSPRMSNGPSKELKEDLSVHGSDEEEIDDQLEAGSDDDFSDDGDKHIHEEVGSVDEESTKSDEEYDDLAMQDVPESGYWSDDDEEFRSKVAIGQEDLGAKMHGIKYRQNLDLFLRTRSEPVPESLCSYSSLLMEKAERRLPPSGKAKLRKRSLSISALGKGSSTVQDPIISGAP; this is encoded by the exons ATGGCTGAGAAAATATTGTATATGGTGGTGGTTGATGAAAGCgtgaagttgaaggaaaatgagAAGGAGTCGTTTCGTTATACGCGTCCTGTTTTACAGAGTACACTTCAGCTTATGGGATGTAAAGCTCGTCATGCTTTCAAG ATCAGCAGAAGGGTTTTTGAACTCACAAGGAGTGGGAGTTCTACTGATGCTTTCAAGTCCGAAGGAATTGTTTTATCAGGTTTCGATGCTTCTAAAGGAAATGTGAAAAAAGATTGTCAGGAAGCTTCTGCTTGCTCGAGGAAAACGGATGTAGGCAACCACTTACTTTCAGGGAAAGATAATGGAAGTAAGAGCGTGCCATTTGAGTTGTATAAAAGGCGTACAACTGTATTTGTTAGGAGGGAAACTTTTTTAGATATTGTCTGTGATGTTCTGGCTGAGTACAAATATGTGGGTCCAAACCAGAGAGCAGACTTGATGCTAGCTTGCAG GATCCGAGAACGGAAGGAATCTGTGACAGTGCTTTTGTGTGGAACTAGTGGTTGTGGGAAATCCACATTGTCTGCATTGCTG GGAAGTCGGCTGGGAATCACAACAGTTGTATCAACTGATTCCATTAGGCACATGATGAGAGGTTTTGCTAATGAAAAGGAAAACCCCTTGTTATGGGCCTCTACCTACCATGCAGGCGAGTGCTTGGATCCTGTTGCTGTTGCAGAAGCAAAGGCAAAAAGGAGAGCGAAAAAGATGGCTGGTGTATCACAGTCACTACCTAAGGATGAAGTAACTGAAGGTCACACCTCTAGCAAATTTGATATACATACATTGGAGGCGGGCTGTGGTGCGACTGAACGGTTGAATTCAAAACAAATGGCTGTTGAAGGATTCAAGGCCCAGAGTGAAATGGTGATTGACAGCCTAGATAGGCTAATCACTTCATGGGAAGAACGGAAAGAGTCCGTTGTTGTTGAGGGTGTTCACTTGAGTCTCAACTTTGTT ATGGGACTTATGAAGAAACATCCTTCAATCATACCCTTCATGATATACATTACAAACGAGGACAAGCATATGGAACGATTTGCCGTACGTGCAAAGTATATGACCCTGGACCCTGctaaaaacaaatatgtaaaGTATATCCGAAATATAAGAACAATCCAGGATTATCTCTGTAAGCGGGCTGACAAACATTTAGTTCCCAAAATAAACAATACAAATGTTGACAAGAGTGTAGCAGCCATCCATGCTACCGTGTTCAGCTGTCTACGTAGGCGGGAAGTTGGGGAAAAGTTATATGATCCTAGTAGAAATATTGTAACTGTTATTGATGAGGAATATAGAAATCAATGTGCCGCCGATTCTTTGAGCTCAAAAGGAATGTTTCAATTGATCCAACGACAAGGTTCTTCAAGGCATCTTATGGCTCTTGTAAATACTGATGGGTCTGTGGCAAAGGCTTGGCCTGTTAATTCATTGGACTGTAACGGGAAGCCTGTTTGGGGCAACGGACAAGAGAATGAAATTGGAAGTCCAATGTATGGACCCTTGCGAATTGGAAAGGCAGAACCTGTAAATCTTCAGTTTGGTTTTTATGGGATCAGTGCTTGGCCCTGTGATGGTGGTACAAGCCGTGCTGGAAGTGTTGATGGGTCAAAAGCTGATGAGACTGACACAGGTAGTAGATACGTATCCTCCTGCTGTAGTTCACCAAGGATGTCTAATGGACCTTCAAAGGAG CTCAAAGAGGATCTTTCAGTGCATGGTAGTGATGAAGAAGAGATTGACGATCAATTAGAGGCGGGCAGTGATGATGATTTCAGTGACGATGGTGACAAACATATTCATGAGGAG GTAGGTTCAGTTGACGAGGAATCAACCAAGTCTGATGAAGAGTATGATGATTTGGCAATGCAAGATGTGCCTGAAAGTGGATATTGGtcagatgatgatgaagagTTCAGGAGTAAAGTCGCTATTGGTCAGGAGGACCTAGGAGCTAAAATGCATGGAATTAAGTATCGTCAAAACCTGGATCTCTTCCTTAGAACCAGAAGTGAGCCCGTACCAGAATCCTTATGCTCATATTCCTCTTTGCTTATGGAAAAAGCTGAAAGGCGACTGCCACCATCGGGAAAAGCTAAGCTGAGAAAACGTTCTCTTAGTATTTCGGCTTTGGGAAAAGGTAGTTCCACAGTCCAGGATCCGATTATCTCTGGTGCTCCTTAA